The following proteins are co-located in the Cyprinus carpio isolate SPL01 chromosome B19, ASM1834038v1, whole genome shotgun sequence genome:
- the kiaa0319l gene encoding dyslexia-associated protein KIAA0319-like protein, with the protein MPNAEPRMHRWKWPIQLTSLYLGCLFFLCSVSGVSASMCRVTGGVLGIHWNSVIGLGWQPLAVDWGGPRCWESCCLKPSCGAVWSLGGRCVLLTCVKKMGCTITSLPQPDRKSLGLLQQLNKSMRRKPRNAEDIRVMRETEHGIDQGLSVKPTAPLTTSNGKAPPQTASETTIQSTGGSGEQVALSASEHNSTLDADTVNHSAMNNSNQSPQTTSDSRSVTPATTPAVTVRELVVSAGKNVEVTLPSNEVELNAFVVPAPPSGANYDFDWRLRTHPKDYSGEMEGKHSKTLKLSKLTVGLYEFEVVVDGDGAHGEGYVNVTVNPEPRVNKPPVAVVSPKYQEISLPTSSTVIDGSQSTDDDKVVSWHWEEVKGPLREEKASGDTAILTLTNLVPGNYTFSLTVTDSDGAQNSTQAMLLVNKATDYRPTANAGPNQVITLPRNYITLYGNQSTDDHENLSYEWSLSPESKGKVVEMQGVRTPILQLSAMQEGDYTFQLTITDSSGQQDTAQVTVIVQPENNKPPVADAGPDKELTLPVDRTTLDGSKSSDDQKIATYHWTKTKGPEGVKIDNADTAVAVVIGLQEGEYIFTLTVTDERMLENSDTVSVIVREEDDQPPVAKVLSSPPITLPIRTAFLDGTRSSDDKGSISYLWTREDSSPAAGDVLNNSDHQAVLFLGNLVEGKYTFTLTVTDSKGKTSTDKGTVEVRPDVYERDLVELILEVAVAQVSRRQKDMLIRQVGVLLGVLDSDITVREISAFNEHSTRLVFLVSGGPGRPPLAGHSVAMELRNKFRKQKNEFLIFRARRVDTVICQLNCSSHGECDSFTRRCVCHPFWMENLFNTYFWDAESNCEWSVLYVTIASFMILVAIATVIWGIVCCCRRRKSKVRRKSRYKMLEEDDQESLELQLPRPGRLKPVSAPTSSALMHSDSDLESDDGQAGIPWSDRERGKLLPSQNGSLRNGQGPHKPKKQREELL; encoded by the exons ATGCCCAATGCGGAACCAAGGATGCACAGGTGGAAATGGCCAATCCAGTTAACCTCACTGTACCTGGGCTGTCTGTTTTTTCTCTGCTCAGTCTCTG GGGTTTCGGCCAGCATGTGCAGAGTAACGGGTGGTGTACTGGGTATCCACTGGAACAGCGTGATTGGTCTGGGCTGGCAGCCACTAGCAGTGGACTGGGGAGGGCCTCGGTGCTGGGAATCCTGCTGTTTGAAGCCCTCCTGCGGAGCTGTGTGGAGTCTCGGTGGAAGATGTGTATTACTGACCTGTGTTAAAAAAATGGGCTGCACcattacatcacttcctcagCCAGATAGAAAATCACTGGGGCTTCTGCAGCAGCTGAACAAGAGCATGCGCAGGAAACCTCGAAATGCTGAGGATATCAGAGTAATGAGGGAAACGGAGCAT GGAATAGATCAGGGCTTGTCTGTGAAACCCACAGCACCACTGACCACATCCAATGGTAAAGCTCCTCCACAAACAGCCAGTGAGACCACCATCCAGTCCACCGGTGGCAGTGGAGAACAGGTAGCGCTCTCAGCATCTGAGCATAATTCAACACTGGATGCAGACACTGTGAATCATTCAGCAATGAACAACAGTAATCAGTCACCGCAGACCACGTCTGACAGCCGTTCAGTGACTCCTGCAACTACACCAGCTG TAACAGTGCGAGAGCTGGTCGTGTCTGCTGGCAAAAATGTGGAGGTCACTTTACCGAGCAATGAGGTGGAGCTGAATGCTTTCGTAGTGCCAGCGCCCCCTTCAG GGGCTAACTATGACTTTGACTGGCGTTTGAGAACGCATCCAAAAGACTACAGTGGAGAAATGGAGGGTAAACACAGCAAGACACTTAAGCTCAGTAAG CTGACAGTGGGCCTCTATGAGTTTGAAGTAGTAGTGGATGGTGACGGTGCTCATGGGGAGGGATACGTCAACGTTACTGTCAATCCAG AGCCACGAGTTAATAAGCCACCTGTTGCAGTGGTTTCTCCAAAGTACCAGGAAATCTCCCTGCCTACAAGCTCCACTGTGATTGACGGCAGTC AAAGTACTGATGATGATAAAGTGGTTTCGTGGCATTGGGAGGAGGTGAAGGGGCCGCTCCGAGAGGAAAAAGCCTCGGGTGATACTGCTATTCTCACTCTCACCAACCTGGTTCCTGGTAACTACACCTTCAG TCTTACAGTGACTGACTCGGATGGAGCTCAGAATTCAACCCAAGCCATGTTGTTAGTCAACAAGGCCACGGACTACAGGCCTACAGCTAATGCCGGACCCAACCAAGTGATCACCCTACCACGCAACTATATCACACTGTATGGCAACCAAAGCACTGATGATCACGAGAATCTGTCCTACGAATGGTCTCTCAGCCCTGAAAGCAAGGGCAAGGTGGTGGAGATGCAG GGTGTGAGAACACCCATTCTGCAGCTGTCTGCCATGCAGGAGGGTGACTACACCTTTCAGCTAACCATCACTGACTCATCTGGCCAGCAAGACACGGCTCAGGTCACTGTCATTGTCCAACCag AAAATAACAAGCCACCTGTAGCTGATGCTGGTCCAGACAAGGAGCTGACGCTGCCTGTCGATCGTACCACGCTGGATGGCAGCAAGAGCAGCGATGACCAAAAAATTGCCACGTACCACTGGACAAAGACCAA GGGCCCAGAAGGGGTGAAAATTGATAATGCAGACACTGCTGTTGCTGTGGTGATCGGTCTGCAGgagggcgagtacattttcaCATTGACAGTGACAGATGAAAGAATGCTGGAGAATTCTGACACAGTCTCTGTCATTGTCAGAGAAG aggaTGATCAGCCACCAGTTGCCAAAGTGCTGTCCAGTCCTCCGATCACTCTTCCCATCCGTACAGCATTTCTGGACGGTACTCGATCATCAGATGATAAAGGCAGCATCAGCTACCTCTGGACCCGGGAAGACAGCAGCCCGGCTGCAGGG gATGTCCTGAATAACTCTGACCATCAGGCAGTGCTTTTTCTTGGTAATCTGGTGGAAGGGAAGTACACTTTCACTCTGACTGTAACTGACAGTAAGGGAAAGACCAGTACTGATAAAGGCACTGTAGAGGTTCGACCAG ACGTTTACGAGCGAGACTTGGTGGAGCTGATCCTGGAAGTTGCTGTGGCTCAGGTGTCCCGCAGACAGAAGGATATGCTCATCAGACAGGTTGGCGTCCTGCTAGGTGTCCTGGACAGTGACATCACTGTGCGAGAGATTAGCGCCTTCAATGAGCATAG CACTCGCTTGGTATTTCTGGTATCTGGAGGTCCTGGACGACCTCCATTGGCCGGCCATAGTGTTGCTATGGAACTACGCAACAAATTTCGCAAGCAAAAAAATGAATTCCTTATCTTTAGGGCCCGGCGAGTGGACACCGTTA TCTGCCAGCTGAACTGCTCCAGTCACGGGGAATGTGATTCCTTCACCAGACGTTGTGTGTGCCACCCATTCTGGATGGAGAATTTATTCAATACTTATTTTTGGGATGCTGAGAGCAATTGTG AATGGAGTGTATTATATGTGACGATAGCATCGTTCATGATCTTGGTTGCTATCGCGACTGTAATATGGGGTATCGTGTGCTGCTGTCGAAG ACGGAAAAGCAAAGTAAGACGAAAGAGCCGCTATAAAATGCTGGAGGAGGATGATCAGGAGTCTCTGGAATTACAGTTACCAAGACCTG GTCGCTTGAAGCCAGTTTCTGCTCCCACATCTTCTGCACTCATGCACTCTGATTCTGATCTGGAAAGTGATGATGGTCAGGCAGGAATCCCCTGGTCTGATCGAGAGCGTGGAAAACTCCTGCCATCCCAAAACGGATCTCTGCGTAACGGTCAAGGTCCTCATAAACCTAAAAAACAAAGAGAGGAGCTGCTTTAG
- the LOC109111742 gene encoding sialin-like — MALLHGYSINSTADDQDSDTAPFLKKEVEKITVPPKCCSVRCNLAAMMFFGFAVVYGLRVNLSVAMVAMVNETNDQSSSNSNISNECPVPTHTLDSNSQSLEQPDGIPRYPWNPKMQGMLLSAFFFGYLFTQIPGGYLSGRFGGSLFLGGGVLGTAVLTLLTPLSAQLGAKWLFALRALEGFGEGVTFPAMMAMWARWAPPLERARLMTFSGAGSSFGAFVALPLTGFICHSLGWPAVFYSCGGVGCLWAVFWFILVSDEPRTHPRISDREKYYIINSIGAQGTPHGWSVPVLSMLFSVPLWAIIIPQMCSNWSYYTLLTSLPTYMDTVLHFDLRQNSFLSALPYLADWLFSVGSGVLADNLLERELLSVTAVRKLFTFIGLFLPAVFLLAVGFTGCSAVLAVTFLTLSSAFGGFSAGGVFINQIDIAPRYVGTLHGITNTFGTIPGVIAPIVVGYLTKDHSVTGWRHVFWLSAGVSAFGAIFYVIFGTGKIQSWARTDEESDTDTHN; from the exons ATGGCACTCCTTCACGGTTACTCCATTAACTCGACCGCGGATGACCAGGACAGTGACACTGCACCATTTCTAAAGAAGGAAGTGGAAAAAATCACAG TGCCTCCCAAATGCTGCTCTGTACGATGCAATCTGGCTGCTATGATGTTCTTTGGCTTTGCTGTGGTCTATGGTCTACGTGTAAATCTCAGTGTTGCCATGGTTGCTATGGTTAATGAAACCAATGACCAGTCATCATCCAATAGCAATATATCAAACGAGTGTCCAGTACCCACCCATACACTTGACAGCAACAGCCAAAGTTTAGAACAGCCAGATGGG ATTCCAAGATACCCATGGAATCCCAAGATGCAGGGAATGCTGCTCAGTGCTTTCTTTTTTGGATACCTGTTTACTCAGATCCCGGGAGGCTACCTATCAGGTCGCTTTGGAGGAAGCCTGTTCCTTGGAGGTGGTGTGCTTGGAACAGCCGTCCTCACTCTCCTCACTCCACTGTCAGCACAACTTGGAGCCAAGTGGCTGTTTGCCTTGCGTGCACTTGAGGGATTTGGGGAG gGTGTGACTTTTCCTGCCATGATGGCGATGTGGGCCCGCTGGGCTCCTCCATTGGAAAGGGCTCGTCTGATGACGTTCTCAGGTGCAGGATCTAGCTTTGGTGCCTTTGTGGCTCTTCCTCTCACTGGCTTCATCTGCCATAGTCTGGGGTGGCCAGCGGTCTTCTACTCCTGCG GTGGTGTCGGGTGCCTCTGGGCAGTGTTTTGGTTTATCTTGGTGTCAGATGAACCCCGAACTCACCCAAGAATTAGTGACAGAGagaaatattacataattaactCAATAGGTGCACAG gGGACGCCACATGGTTGGTCAGTGCCTGTATTATCTATGCTGTTCTCTGTGCCTCTTTGGGCCATAATCATCCCACAGATGTGCTCTAACTGGTCTTATTACACGCTCCTCACCTCACTTCCTACCTACATGGACACTGTGCTCCACTTTGATTTGCGACAG AATTCGTTCCTCTCCGCTCTGCCGTATCTGGCTGACTGGCTGTTCTCAGTGGGCTCAGGTGTGCTTGCAGACAACCTCCTGGAGAGGGAGCTCCTGAGTGTCACAGCTGTCCGAAAACTCTTTACTTTTATCG GTCTGTTTCTACCTGCTGTTTTCCTGCTTGCTGTAGGCTTCACGGGTTGTAGCGCTGTGCTGGCTGTGACATTTCTCACTTTGTCCAGTGCATTTGGGGGATTCAGTGCTGGTGGTGTCTTCATTAACCAGATTGACATTGCTCCACG GTACGTGGGTACACTTCATGGAATCACAAACACTTTTGGGACCATCCCTGGTGTTATTGCACCAATTGTAGTGGGTTACTTGACCAAAGAT CACTCAGTTACAGGATGGAGACACGTGTTCTGGTTGTCTGCAGGGGTGAGTGCCTTTGGAGCCATCTTTTACGTGATCTTTGGCACTGGAAAGATTCAGAGCTGGGCAAGGACAGATGAAGAATCTGACACCGATACACACAATTAA
- the LOC109111744 gene encoding palmitoyl-protein thioesterase 1-like isoform X2: MGSSAALRLISVSGCLLLLCGSSWGNNATVPLVIWHGMGDSCCNPLSMGAIQKMVEKEVPGIYVLSLMIGKTVIQDTENGFFMDVNEQVSFVCNQLSQDPKLKGGYNAMGFSQGSQFLRAVAQRCPDPPMKNLISVGGQHQGVFGLPRCPGESSHICDWIRKMLNSGAYTDIVQKHLVQAQYWHDPLDDDLYKKHSLFLADINQERVVNETYKKNLMSLNKFVMVKFLQDTMVDPVDSEWFGFYKPGQDKELETLQESAIYTEDRLGLAEMNSAGKLVFLATNGDHLQFTQEWFNDNLLPYLC; this comes from the exons ATGGGTTCATCCGCGGCTCTTCGCCTCATCTCTGTGTCTGGGtgtctgctgctgctgtgtgGCTCGTCGTGGGGAAATAATGCCACAGTCCCTCTGGTGATATGGCACGGCATGG GAGACAGTTGTTGCAATCCACTGAGCATGGGTGCAATACAGAAGATGGTGGAAAAGGAAGTCCCAGGAATATATGTGCTTTCCCTGATGATCGGCAAGACTGTCATACAG GACACTGAAAATGGCTTCTTCATGGATGTTAATGAGCAGGTGTCTTTTGTATGTAATCAGCTGTCTCAGGACCCTAAACTGAAGGGAGGCTACAACGCAATGGGCTTCTCCCAGGGCTCACAGTTTCT ACGGGCGGTTGCACAGCGCTGTCCAGATCCCCCAATGAAGAACCTCATCTCAGTCGGTGGGCAGCATCAAG GAGTATTTGGTCTTCCACGATGCCCTGGTGAAAGCTCTCATATCTGTGACTGGATTCGCAAGATGTTGAACTCAGGGGCCTACACCGATATAGTTCAAAAACA CTTGGTGCAGGCACAATACTGGCACGATCCCCTCGATGACGACTTGTATAAAAAGCACAGCCTCTTTCTTGCTGACATCAATCAGGAGCGG GTGGTGAATGAGACCTACAAGAAAAATCTCATGTCTCTGAATAAGTTTGTCATGGTTAAGTTCCTGCAGGACACTATGGTAGATCCTGTGGATTCTGAG TGGTTTGGCTTCTATAAACCTGGTCAAGACAAAGAGCTGGAAACACTGCAGGAAAGTGCTATTTATACAGAG GATCGCCTGGGTTTGGCAGAGATGAATTCTGCAGGAAAGCTAGTGTTCCTCGCCACTAATGGAGATCACCTGCAGTTCACCCAAGAGTGGTTTAATGACAATTTACTTCCCTACCTATGCTAA
- the cap1 gene encoding adenylyl cyclase-associated protein 1 has translation MAELAGLVQRLEVAVGRLEAMSSSGGGGGPAAASGAVSVYVEAYDNLLSGPVAQYTALSQKIGGDVQKHAELMKQAFSCQRQFLVTASNSQKPSDSVLTSLLAPVSKVIQEVQAFREKNRSSPLFNHLSAVSESVPALGWVAMAPKPGPFVKEMQDAATFYTNRVLKDYKEKDKMHVEWVHAYVSIWTELQAYIKQHHTTGLSWSKTGPVASASGGAPSGGAPAPPPPGPPPPPMDLGKSSGGDSGATNRNALFASLNKGADITKGLKHVSDDQKTHKNPGLKAQGGPLPSGPKPFAARPTAAASPARTLPPVLELDGKKWKVENHEGAQNLVISDTELKQVVYAFKCNNSTLQVKGKINSITLDNCKKLGLVFDDVVGIVEVINCKDVKVQVMGKIPTISINKTDGCHVYLSKDSLSCEIISAKSSEMNVLVPNKDGEYTEIPVPEQFKTVWDGNKLVTTATEIAG, from the exons ATGGCAGAGCTGGCGGGTCTAGTGCAGCGTTTGGAGGTGGCTGTGGGCCGTCTGGAGGCCATGTCCAGTTCTGGGGGTGGAGGCGGCCCTGCTGCTGCATCTGGAG CGGTTTCGGTGTATGTTGAAGCCTATGACAACTTGCTCTCTGGCCCTGTGGCTCAGTACACCGCCCTCAGTCAGAAGATAGGGGGGGACGTCCAGAAGCAT GCTGAGTTGATGAAGCAGGCCTTTTCCTGTCAAAGACAGTTTCTGGTCACTGCCTCCAACTCTCAGAAACCTTCTGAT TCTGTCCTGACCTCTCTGCTGGCCCCCGTGTCTAAAGTGATCCAGGAGGTGCAGGCGTTCCGGGAGAAGAACCGCTCCTCACCTCTCTTCAACCACCTCTCTGCTGTCAGCGAGAGCGTTCCCGCCCTCGGCTGGGTTGCCATG GCACCAAAGCCAGGCCCCTTTGTGAAGGAGATGCAGGACGCTGCCACGTTTTACACAAACCGTGTGCTCAAGGATTACAAGGAAAA AGATAAGATGCATGTGGAATGGGTCCATGCCTATGTGTCCATTTGGACCGAGCTGCAGGCCTACATCAAGCAGCACCACACGACTGGACTGAGCTGGAGCAAGACT GGTCCGGTGGCTTCAGCCTCTGGAGGCGCCCCGAGTGGAGGAGCACCAGCCCCACCTCCTCCAGGTCCTCCTCCACCCCCTATGGACTTGGGCAAATCATCAGGTGGAGACTCCGGAGCAACCAATCGCAATGCTCTCTTTGCCTCCCTCAACAAGGGAGCTGATATCACTAAAG GACTGAAGCATGTGTCTGATGACCAGAAGACACACAAGAATCCTGGGCTCAAAGCTCAAGGAGGTCCTTTGCCTTCTGGGCCCAAACCCTTCGCTGCTCGGCCCACAGCAGCAGCCAGCCCAGCCCGCACTCTGCCCCCAGTGCTGGAGCTGGATGGCAAGAAATGGAAAGTG GAAAATCATGAAGGCGCCCAAAACCTTGTGATCAGTGACACAGAACTGAAGCAGGTGGTTTATGCCTTCAAGTGCAACAACAGCACTTTACAGGTGAAGGGGAAGATCAACTCCATTACTTTAG ATAACTGTAAGAAACTGGGTCTGGTCTTTGACGATGTTGTGGGTATTGTTGAGGTGATCAACTGCAAAGATGTTAAGGTCCAG GTTATGGGTAAGATACCAACCATCTCCATCAACAAGACAGATGGCTGCCATGTGTACCTGAGCAAGGACTCTCTGTCATGTGAAATCATCAGTGCTAAGAGCTCAGAGATGAACGTGCTGGTGCCCAACAAGGATGGAGAATAT ACTGAGATCCCAGTCCCTGAACAATTCAAAACTGTATGGGACGGTAACAAGCTGGTCACCACAGCCACTGAAATTGCGGGATAA
- the LOC109111744 gene encoding palmitoyl-protein thioesterase 1-like isoform X1: MNRKLSQDVNVFTSSGSDSSMGSSAALRLISVSGCLLLLCGSSWGNNATVPLVIWHGMGDSCCNPLSMGAIQKMVEKEVPGIYVLSLMIGKTVIQDTENGFFMDVNEQVSFVCNQLSQDPKLKGGYNAMGFSQGSQFLRAVAQRCPDPPMKNLISVGGQHQGVFGLPRCPGESSHICDWIRKMLNSGAYTDIVQKHLVQAQYWHDPLDDDLYKKHSLFLADINQERVVNETYKKNLMSLNKFVMVKFLQDTMVDPVDSEWFGFYKPGQDKELETLQESAIYTEDRLGLAEMNSAGKLVFLATNGDHLQFTQEWFNDNLLPYLC, translated from the exons ATGAACAGAAAGTTATCACA GGATGTAAATGTGTTCACATCTTCAGGCTCGGATTCAAGTATGGGTTCATCCGCGGCTCTTCGCCTCATCTCTGTGTCTGGGtgtctgctgctgctgtgtgGCTCGTCGTGGGGAAATAATGCCACAGTCCCTCTGGTGATATGGCACGGCATGG GAGACAGTTGTTGCAATCCACTGAGCATGGGTGCAATACAGAAGATGGTGGAAAAGGAAGTCCCAGGAATATATGTGCTTTCCCTGATGATCGGCAAGACTGTCATACAG GACACTGAAAATGGCTTCTTCATGGATGTTAATGAGCAGGTGTCTTTTGTATGTAATCAGCTGTCTCAGGACCCTAAACTGAAGGGAGGCTACAACGCAATGGGCTTCTCCCAGGGCTCACAGTTTCT ACGGGCGGTTGCACAGCGCTGTCCAGATCCCCCAATGAAGAACCTCATCTCAGTCGGTGGGCAGCATCAAG GAGTATTTGGTCTTCCACGATGCCCTGGTGAAAGCTCTCATATCTGTGACTGGATTCGCAAGATGTTGAACTCAGGGGCCTACACCGATATAGTTCAAAAACA CTTGGTGCAGGCACAATACTGGCACGATCCCCTCGATGACGACTTGTATAAAAAGCACAGCCTCTTTCTTGCTGACATCAATCAGGAGCGG GTGGTGAATGAGACCTACAAGAAAAATCTCATGTCTCTGAATAAGTTTGTCATGGTTAAGTTCCTGCAGGACACTATGGTAGATCCTGTGGATTCTGAG TGGTTTGGCTTCTATAAACCTGGTCAAGACAAAGAGCTGGAAACACTGCAGGAAAGTGCTATTTATACAGAG GATCGCCTGGGTTTGGCAGAGATGAATTCTGCAGGAAAGCTAGTGTTCCTCGCCACTAATGGAGATCACCTGCAGTTCACCCAAGAGTGGTTTAATGACAATTTACTTCCCTACCTATGCTAA